Genomic segment of Desulfobacterales bacterium:
ATGTGGGAAAAATGCCAGATTTTTGTTCCCTGGCCGATCTCGCAGCCCTCGTCAACATATGTTGATTCGTGAACAAAATAGTCCATTATACCTCCAGATCGACCTTTACCACAGACCTACACGGACACCACTGACGTTTTTTTCTCTCGCAGAGGCGCTGAGACGCGGAGATTTTTTTATATTTTTTAATGATCCTTTGAGAAGGAAGGATCATCAAAATCAATCAGCCTGAGTTTATATTATACAGCTTATTCGGGTATTCTATCTAATCAATGGATGATTGCGACCTTTGCTTACTTTCTGTTCGGCCCCTCTGATTTGGTGGACAAGAGTGATAGAGGGCCGTGCATCTTCAATGCCGAAACCGCCGCCTGATAGAATATCTTTATAAACCAGGGTATGAAGATCTGTAAAACCGCCGGAAAACTCGATCTCTTCCTCATCAACAGTAATGGATCGAAATGTGGTGTTGCCGTTTCTTTTGGCAACATCCGGCAGATCATTTCGATCCGCGGAAAGAAACCATCTGACATTTGCCTTTTCAAGCTCAATAAAACCCGCCATTTTTTCTTCGTCTTTAACGTGAACTTCGTGACGGATCACTTTCCCGAATATCCAGATCAGCATATCAAAAAAGTGTATCCCGATATTGGTGGCGATGCCGCCTGATTTTTTCATATCCCCCTTCCAGGAGTGATGGTACCACTTCCCCCGGGAGGTGATGTAAGTCAGGATAATGTCGGATTTTTTAGCCGCCGTTGTTTTTTCAATTTTTTGCTTTAACGCTATAATTGATGGATGAAGCCGCAGTTGCAATATGTTGAAGATTTTTCCGCCGGTCTCTTTTTCGATTTCAGCCAGGGCATCCAGATTCCAGGGATTTAAAACCAGCGGTTTTTCACAAATCGCATCCGCGCCGATCCTAAGGGCAAACCGGATATGAGCGTCGTGAAGGTAATTGGGCGAGCAAATACTGACATAATGGATTCTTTTCTCATCTCCTAATCTTTTGAGCTTTTCGGCATGGCGATCAAACCGTTCGAATTCGGTAAAAAAATCGACATCAAAGGAAAAGCTGTCCAGGATGCCGACGGAGTCGGAACTGTCCAGCGCAGCAACGATATTGTTGCCGGTATCTTTAATCGCTTTCAGATGCTTAGGCGCTACAAATCCGGCAGCGCCGATGATGGCGAAGTTTTTTGGTTTTGACATTTTGAAAGGTCCTATTCATTCGTTCATTAGGGATGTGGATTCGAGGGACGTCCATTGGATTATTGGTTAATTTCTTTAAATTTTTCACCGCAAAGACGCCAAGGACGCGAAGTTTTTGCCCGAACCGGGTGCCGGCCCAAAGAGAACGGCCGCCTTCGGTTCGCCCAAAGGTGCCTGGATAGTTTCTTTCTGACAGGATTTTTAAGTCTATCCTTGCGTACTTGGCGTCTTGAGTGAGCATAGCGAACGGGCGGTTAAGGAATTTGAATTGCATATCTGAACCGCGAAGGCGCGAAGGACGCTAAGGGTATTTGAATCGTACCGACCCTGCAGGAGAGATGCAGTGCCCGGTACACAACCATGCCCTGACGGGCAGATTGCAGTTAACATACTCGTAAATTCGCGGGACGTTGTAAATTCGCGGGACGTTGTGGACGAAGCGGACAAACTTTTCTT
This window contains:
- a CDS encoding Gfo/Idh/MocA family oxidoreductase → MSKPKNFAIIGAAGFVAPKHLKAIKDTGNNIVAALDSSDSVGILDSFSFDVDFFTEFERFDRHAEKLKRLGDEKRIHYVSICSPNYLHDAHIRFALRIGADAICEKPLVLNPWNLDALAEIEKETGGKIFNILQLRLHPSIIALKQKIEKTTAAKKSDIILTYITSRGKWYHHSWKGDMKKSGGIATNIGIHFFDMLIWIFGKVIRHEVHVKDEEKMAGFIELEKANVRWFLSADRNDLPDVAKRNGNTTFRSITVDEEEIEFSGGFTDLHTLVYKDILSGGGFGIEDARPSITLVHQIRGAEQKVSKGRNHPLIR